In Flavobacterium sp. N3904, one DNA window encodes the following:
- a CDS encoding DNA-processing protein DprA, translated as MKSNEIMLNFNNQDDILFECIAPYREMAAYEALWEDRKISFKKLSEIFKKNPFSLPSQFVDVSKVDEYAMLLKDIIFNNENIKTNILINNTIDYPVKLRDALEPIEVLYYSGNLDYINSPSIAIVGSRKPSEDGLKRTSQIVKLLVKDNFTIVSGLAEGIDTQAHKMALQNEGRTIAVVGTPLNVFYPKQNKSLQEYIAKNHLLISQVPFIRYENQTFLGNKLFFPERNKTMSAITQATIIIEASDTSGTLIQAKAALNQGRKLFILQSCFEKTTISWPEKFEKLGAIRVRTYDDIKSNL; from the coding sequence ATGAAATCTAACGAGATTATGCTGAACTTTAATAATCAAGACGATATACTATTTGAATGTATAGCGCCATATAGAGAAATGGCTGCTTACGAAGCTTTATGGGAAGATAGGAAAATAAGTTTTAAAAAATTATCTGAAATTTTTAAAAAAAACCCCTTCTCTTTACCTTCACAATTTGTTGATGTAAGTAAGGTAGATGAATATGCTATGTTGTTGAAAGATATAATTTTTAACAATGAAAATATAAAGACTAATATCTTAATTAACAATACAATTGATTACCCAGTAAAGTTAAGAGATGCACTTGAACCAATTGAGGTGCTTTACTATAGTGGTAATTTAGATTATATTAATTCTCCTTCAATTGCTATTGTAGGCTCTAGAAAGCCCTCAGAAGATGGGTTGAAAAGAACTTCACAAATTGTAAAGTTATTAGTTAAGGATAATTTTACAATTGTATCTGGATTGGCTGAAGGTATAGACACTCAGGCACATAAGATGGCTTTACAGAATGAAGGCAGAACTATTGCTGTTGTCGGAACTCCTTTAAACGTATTTTATCCTAAACAAAATAAATCACTTCAAGAGTATATAGCTAAAAATCACTTATTAATTAGTCAAGTTCCATTTATAAGATATGAGAATCAAACTTTTTTAGGAAACAAATTGTTTTTTCCAGAAAGGAACAAAACTATGTCTGCAATCACTCAAGCTACAATAATAATAGAAGCAAGTGATACATCAGGAACTCTAATTCAAGCAAAAGCGGCTCTGAATCAAGGACGAAAATTATTTATTCTGCAAAGTTGTTTTGAAAAAACAACGATTAGTTGGCCAGAAAAATTTGAAAAACTAGGAGCCATAAGAGTGCGAACATATGACGATATTAAAAGTAATTTATGA
- the xseB gene encoding exodeoxyribonuclease VII small subunit, translating to MEKNLTYEQAYKELAKIASEIENETISVDVLAEKVKKASQLITFCQTKLKSTETEVNKIIAQMENSNQQ from the coding sequence ATGGAAAAGAATTTAACGTATGAGCAAGCATATAAAGAACTTGCTAAAATTGCTTCAGAAATTGAAAATGAGACAATATCAGTTGATGTCCTCGCTGAGAAAGTAAAAAAAGCTTCTCAATTAATTACTTTTTGTCAAACAAAATTAAAATCTACTGAAACAGAAGTAAATAAAATTATTGCTCAAATGGAAAATTCAAATCAGCAATAA
- the xseA gene encoding exodeoxyribonuclease VII large subunit, whose product MEENKHIKLSELNNIISDTIKNKFSGLKFWVIADITNHSFKAENKFHYFELVEKDPNSNNFIAKIAGKAWGGGSMHISDFEKNTGQKFTNNINVLVYVAVEYHQVYGLSVNVLDIDTNFTLGLLQQQREATLLKLVQENSFIVKQGENYYTKNKQLVLKAVLQRIALISSVNSAGSEDFKHSLTHNNFGYKFTIDDYFAIVQGENNHKQFFDKLIEVYNSGIEYDAVVITRGGGAQTDFLLFDNYNIAKAVAKFPIPIITGIGHHKNITIVDLMANTQTKTPTKAAEFIIAHNKNFEDKLLSIQKNILIKSQQLFSSNFQRLSALNTNIINNTKLIISERKDELTCTNQSIINTTKSIIYTRKASLINISSQILTKPKIILYNRINDIKNTINNLKTFNNQYQKRMRNYLGHYSSIIKMMSPDNILKKGYAIVKVNNKITSNPDNIKIGSDIDIILSDKLIKSTVKLKSEYDGKEFNV is encoded by the coding sequence TTGGAAGAAAACAAACATATAAAACTTTCAGAGCTTAATAATATCATTTCAGATACTATTAAGAATAAATTCAGTGGTTTAAAGTTTTGGGTAATTGCCGATATTACAAATCATTCATTCAAGGCTGAAAATAAATTTCATTATTTTGAATTAGTTGAAAAAGACCCAAATTCAAATAATTTTATTGCAAAAATTGCTGGAAAAGCTTGGGGCGGTGGTTCAATGCACATTTCAGATTTTGAAAAGAATACAGGGCAAAAATTCACTAATAATATCAATGTTCTTGTTTACGTAGCTGTTGAATACCATCAAGTATATGGTTTGTCAGTTAATGTTTTAGATATAGATACTAATTTTACATTAGGATTATTACAACAGCAACGAGAAGCAACGCTTCTGAAGTTAGTTCAAGAAAATTCATTTATAGTAAAACAAGGTGAAAATTATTATACCAAAAACAAACAATTGGTTCTTAAAGCAGTTTTACAAAGAATTGCTCTAATATCATCAGTTAATTCGGCAGGAAGTGAAGACTTTAAACATTCATTAACTCATAACAATTTCGGTTACAAATTCACAATAGATGATTATTTTGCAATTGTTCAAGGAGAAAATAACCATAAACAATTTTTTGATAAATTAATTGAGGTTTACAATTCAGGAATTGAGTACGATGCAGTTGTAATTACTCGAGGGGGTGGTGCTCAAACTGATTTTCTATTATTTGATAACTATAATATAGCCAAAGCGGTTGCGAAATTTCCAATACCCATCATTACAGGAATTGGACATCATAAGAATATAACTATCGTAGATTTGATGGCTAATACTCAAACAAAAACACCCACCAAAGCAGCCGAATTTATTATTGCTCACAATAAAAATTTTGAAGATAAATTATTATCAATCCAAAAAAATATTTTAATAAAGTCACAACAGTTATTTTCTTCAAACTTTCAACGTCTATCTGCATTAAACACTAATATTATTAATAATACTAAATTAATAATATCTGAAAGAAAAGATGAACTTACATGTACCAATCAATCAATAATAAACACTACTAAATCAATAATTTACACAAGAAAAGCTAGCTTGATCAATATATCATCACAGATATTAACAAAGCCAAAAATTATTCTTTACAATAGAATTAATGATATCAAAAACACGATAAATAATTTAAAGACATTCAATAACCAATACCAAAAAAGAATGAGAAATTATCTTGGTCATTATTCTTCAATTATTAAAATGATGTCCCCTGATAATATTCTTAAAAAAGGATATGCTATAGTAAAAGTCAATAATAAAATAACGAGTAACCCAGATAATATAAAAATAGGTAGTGACATTGATATTATTCTTTCAGATAAACTTATTAAATCAACAGTAAAACTTAAATCAGAATATGATGGAAAAGAATTTAACGTATGA